Genomic DNA from Chitinophaga lutea:
GGTGAACCCGCGCATGCCGCGCACACATGGCGACGGCATCATTCATGTGAGCCGGATCAATGCTTTCGTGGAAAGCCGCCAGGAATTGCCGGAAGTGAGCTACCAGCGGCAGATCAGCGAAACGGCGCTGACGATCGGGCGTTATTGTGCGGAATTGATCGAAGACCGCTCCACCCTGCAAATGGGCATCGGCGCTATCCCTGACGCGGTGCTTTCGTGCCTGCATAATCACAAAGACCTCGGCATCCACACGGAAATGTTTTCCGATGGCGTGATTCCCCTCGTGGAAAAAGGCATCGTGACCAACAAATACAAAAACAAACACCGCGGCAAAATCGTGACCGGCTTTGCCATCGGCACCCGTAAACTCTATGATTTTGTAGACGATAATCCCATGGTGGCCTTTCTCGATATCGACTATGTGAACGATACCAAGGTGATCCGTACCAATCCCAGGGCGGTGGCCATCAACTCCGCCATCGAAATCGATATCACCGGCCAGATCTGTGCAGATTCCATCGGCACTTACCAGTATTCCGGCGTAGGCGGCCAGATGGATTTCATGCGGGGCGCAGCTTTATCGGAAGGCGGCAAGCCCATCATCGCACTCAACGCCATCACCAAAAGCGGCGCGTCGAAAATAGTGCCGTTCCTCAAGGAGGGCGCGGGCGTGGTGACCACGCGGGCGCATGTGCGGTATGTGGTCACGGAGTTCGGGGTAGCCGACCTGTTCGGCAAAAACCTCCGGCAACGAGCACGGGCGCTGATGAACATCGCCCATCCCGATCATCACGAATGGCTCGATAAACACATCACCGAACGCTTCGGCAGTTAGCTGTTATCACTCCATCAGTCAGACAAATTGCTCAGCAGCAGGTACAACGGCACCTGCAGCACGGGCCGGCTATTGTCGTCCGAAAATACCGTCAACGCGAAAGTGAATTGCCCGGCGTTGCTTTCCGGATCATGCCCTTTCAGCCACAGATCGAGTGCGCCGGCGATAATAGCCGCCATGGCCGCGCCATGATCTTTGGCCGTAACGGTAGCGCTGGGCAGCAACAACACCGGCAATTGCACGTTGAAGGCGGCATTCGCCATCGTGTACTGGTATTCCGCATGGAACTTGATCAGCAGATCGGCGCTCACATCCTGCATGAGCGCGGCGAACAGCTGGGTTATGTTGTCCAGCATCGTGCGCACCTGTGGTGCGGGGAATATGTTGCTGTTGATGGTAGACACATCTACCGCCTGGTTGCTGCTCAGCAGCGGGATCAGCCGGTCGTAGAACCGTATCCACGGTGTTTGATAGATGAACCTCGGGTTGGTCGGCAGCCACTGCCCATCACGATCCTGCAACAAATACTGGTTGCGTATCACGCTGGCGCCGGCCCAGCTGTTCTGCAATTGCAGGATGTCCAGCGGGGTCATGCGCACCGTCCGGTCGGGCTCCGTATTGCGGTCCGCAAACAGGAGGTAATCGCCATCCTTGTTTTTATACACGTACGTATTGTCCGCACCGCTAACCGCTTCGGCGGTGTACCCATCGATATCTACTGCAGGCATCATCGCCAGGGGATTGCCGGCATCGGCGATCACGGTCACGAGCAAACGTTCCGTATCGGTCTGGGCGCTTTCGGTGATGATATACGACAGGGTCACGTCTGCCAGCGGCAACTGGCGGGCGGCATTGGACCTTTTGACCGCCTTGCGCGGGTTCACCTGGTTCCAGTTGCTCCATGCCGTAGCCACACCGGACACGATGGTCAAAAACGCCTGCACGGCATTGTTGGCGGCCTGTGCGGTGCTGTTATTGTCTTGGACGTCCTGCGCGGTCAATGGCAGCAGGTAGGTCAGGAAGTCGGCGTGAATGGCGTCGTACACCGCCATGAACTGCGCCAGCGCCTGGTCGAGCGTGGGCGTATCATCGAGGGCTTTTCTTCTCGCGGCCACATTCGAGAGCGGTACGTTGAACTGCACCTGCGTATGAATGGTATCCTGCGCGGCGGAGAGGTTCTGGTACGTGTACCGGTAGTTCCATGTTCTCACCTGCGGAATGGTGATAGGCGGCACCGCTCCGTCGTTCACCGGGTATTCGGATGCCTGTGAAAGGATCGACGGCGGGGTGGGATAGGCCCGCAGCGGCACGGGAATGTCTACCGGGCCGATGTCTCCCATCAGCGGGTCGAGCGGTATGATGAAGGTGAGCCACGATGACGCGAGGTAGCCGGTGATGCCCGGTACGGTATGAATGTCGCGCTCGATATGGCTGACGTTGTAACGCATCTGTTTGAATGAGAAACTGCGGCTGGCGGCCATATCCCGCGCTTCGAACATGTACGTCAACCACGAAGGGCCATTGCCGAGCGGCACCTTGGCGGTGGAAAGCGTATACTCGGTGCTGGCGGGATCCGTGATGGGCAGCGACGGATCGGTGCCTTTCATGGAACCATAGAGTTGCGGTACGTACGGCGCTTCGGGCGGCTGATTGTTGCTGCCTTCCCAGCCGGAGTTGATCGTCACCGGTGTTTGTACCGCCGCCGTATAACGATAGGCGTTCGCCAGCGCAATCAGCGTGAGTTGTTTCCATTTGTCCTGCGCATTGCCGATGTTGGCTTTCGCCGTGCTGCCGGGCGTGATGATATAATCGATCGTTCCTTCTATCGCTTCCGCCAGTTGCTGTTTCTGATCCAGCACCTTCTGCAGCGTAACCCCATTGTCCAGCAAAAAGGCCGGCACCGCATAGGCGGGGCTCAGGAAGGCGTCTGCCGCTTCGAGGAACTGCAGTCCCCAGCTGTCGAGGTCGATGCTGCTGAAATGCTGCGTCACCGCCGCCCCGGAAGGATATGCTTTCCCGCTGCTGTAAGGCGATATGCCGGCATTGAAAGTGAGCAGCGTATTGGCCAGCGGGATGGGCGCGTAATAAAACACGGCACTGTTATCGAACGTATACCGGATGCCGCTGGCCCCGGTACTATCCATCCGCACCACCCACAACGCAGGCAGGTTGTCCGGGCCGGCCTGTTGTGTACCGGCAGCTACTTTCAGCAGAATGCCTTTTGTGGGCTGGTCTTTAAACGCGGCTTCAAACAACTGGGCAAAGGGCGTAAGGGAGAGGTAGCCGGAGTCGGTATCCGCGGTTTGTCCGCACGGCACGCCCTGCGACTGCGGTGGCACCGTAGTACCGGCACTGGCCACGCCCGGCGTTTGCGCAAAGGCGGGATCAACATGGGCCGTGCGTTCCATGGTTACCGACAGGGTGAGCGGGAAGGTGTCCGAATAGGCGGCAATCGTGGAAGGCTGCACCGCTGAAGTGAGCGTATACGGTACCGGCACGCCGGAAACACTGCTACCGGCCAGAATGCCTTTCAGGTACGCGATGATTGGCTGTACCAGTTCGCTGCTCAGCCTGCCGACATCGATCGTTCTTTTGCTGCCTCCGGGAGCGGCTTCCGTGCCATCGATGGAGCAGTTGAAATACATCGCCATATCGGCGCCCAGCTGGTAATACAACCGCATGTAGGTCTGGAGGTCGATGGATGCCCGGTCTTTGGCGCTGTCGCCTTTGTAGCGGGAGGTGTCGAAACAGAAACTGAGCTGTATTTCCGGCGTGCCGTCCGGGTTGCCGAACTGATAATACACGCTCATCGACGGCCATTGCGATACGGCCGCGATCTGGTCGGTGTACAGCAATGCCATGCCTAACGTCAAGGGCGATACGTTGCTCATGGGCATGTTGCCGAACATATCCTGCCAGTTGAGCTGCATCTGCACCGTGGTGCCGGTCCCGGCGTAGGGGTTGGGATAGTCCTTATCGGTGCCGGACGCCTGCACGTATTTGTAGTAAGGGATCACCGCGGAATAGTTCCAGGTGTCTTCCGGCAGGTCGAGCGTTTTGCCGGCGCGCAGGTCGGCGATCTGCTGATCGTCGAGCGAATCGGCCGGGCCGGTGGGCAGCAGGTTCTGGTAAGCGCTGATACCCGGCAGCAAGGCGCCCAGCAGATTGAACTGGTTTTGCAGGTACACCTGGTCTTCCGCGATCGTCGGCGGTAACTTGGCGGGGTTGTATTCCCCGGGATTGTTGCGCAGCACAGAGTAACCGACGGTGCCCGCCGGAATGCTCGCAATACGGGTGATGATGTTGGCGCTTTGCGCGTATACGCTGGTTTTGGAGGTGTCGATCCCGTCGCCGGTAATCACACTGTTTACGAACGATTCTACCGGCAGGGTTTTGTACGTGATCACCAATGTGAGCATGGCGGTGCCGTCTTCATTGAACAGGTAGTCCGGCAGGCCGCTGCCGTCGTCCGCACGATAATAAACATAATACCCGCCTGAGCGCACGATGCTGTTTTCCCACAGCAGCTGGACGAAGTTGCCCGGCGTATTCAGCGTATTGTAACCCGTTGCCGCCACGGCTTTGGCCGCCATCATGGATGGATGTGTTTCCGTGCTCAGGTTTGCCTGTACGATGGCGAACTGCACCGCGCCGTTGGCTGCAGACACGAAACCGCCCGTGCTTGTATCGACAGGGTTGGGCTGGAAGAGCAGCTGCACCTGGTCGATAAACGCATCACTGCCATGCTGCTGGTCCTGGATGTAAGTCAGCAGGTCCTGCAGCAATATCACGCCGGCATCGTCGGCGCCGGTGAGGTTGAACATGTTGCCTGCCAGCGGTGTACCTGGCGCCAAGCCCGCCGTTATTTTCTGCGCGGTAATGGTGATGGCGGTGCCCCAGCGGTATTGCGAAACCGTCCCTTTTTTGTTGGTGCTGCCTTCCGGGGTGATGGTCTGTATGGAGAAGGGCAGCGCCTGGCCGGCATGCGCGGCGAATACGGCCGTCAGGTTGGCCGGCACCAGCCACAATACGGGCGGGTTTTGCAGGCCGGGGAAATATTCCCCGGGGTAATGCCATTGGGCGGGACTGTTCAGCGTAAAAGACTGCGGCGCATCGGTGTAGTTAACGATGGCCGACGGGGAACCTGCCTGCAGCGAAGGTTGCAGTACGATGTTGCGCATGTCGTTGATGCGCTGGATCTCATCGTTATTGATGGTCACCGTGAGCGTATCGCCGGTAACGCCGTTGAAGGTGATCCAGGTGTCGGCCGCCTGTTTGGTCAGCAGCACGGAGTAGGCTTCGTCTTTCGCGAGATTGGCCGGCAGGGGGAATTGTTGCCCCGTAAGCAGGTAGAGCGGCGTGATCGCCCCGGCAGACGCATCCGGCGGTGCGGGGAGGCGCAGGCCGTGCAGCAGGAAGCGCGAAGCCATGCCGCCTATTTCACTGGTATTCGCTTCGGTGATCACGGCGTTGACGAGATCCACCGCTTTCATCGTCGTCTTATCGTTGTCCTGCATGTAATCGAGCGCATCCTGCAATACCGATTTCGCTACCAGCGCAATAAAATCCGTGAACATAAACGTGGGCATGCTCAGGTTGGGCTGCACTTCATAGTTGGGGTCGCTTACCTGCGTGCAGTCGTTACCGTAGTAAGCGGCCGTCAGCGCGTTCTCCGCGTCGATGCTCAGCATGCGGAGCAGGGCGGTGATATCGGTCACGTAATGGGAGTCGCCCGTCATGCTCTGCGTGGCGAAATTCACCAGCGGGCCTTTGGTGCCTTTGTAATCGGTCTGCAATTGCAGCGCGGGCAATGCCGGGAACACGGCCGCCTGCAGATCCTGCTGGGTGGCCGGGTCGGCGGCGGTAATCTTTATGGAGAAGAATGTTTTCAGGAAACTCAGGATGTCATACTGTTTGCTGTTCTGGTAGTTGAAAGGCGCCACGTTATCGGGCCGGTTGGAGAAATAACAGAGCAGCAGCGCCAGCTGGTCGGCCGTCACTTCCTGTTCATTCAGCCAGCTCAGTTTGATATCCGTTTTGCCATTGGTGAGCAATGCGCTGATGCACCAGTACAATGTACCCGTGGCCAGCGCTTTCACGCCATTGACAGTATTGGCAAT
This window encodes:
- a CDS encoding acetyl-CoA hydrolase/transferase family protein yields the protein MHYQSAEEAVKVVQSGQRVFIHGSAATPLALLDALFKRGPELRNVELVSITTLGDAAFNNPDFGRSFFMNSLFVSKNVRDLVNSPHGDYVPIFLSDIPQLFEKGVLPVDVALVHVSPPDKHGYCTFGTSVDIARSAVKYARHVIAQVNPRMPRTHGDGIIHVSRINAFVESRQELPEVSYQRQISETALTIGRYCAELIEDRSTLQMGIGAIPDAVLSCLHNHKDLGIHTEMFSDGVIPLVEKGIVTNKYKNKHRGKIVTGFAIGTRKLYDFVDDNPMVAFLDIDYVNDTKVIRTNPRAVAINSAIEIDITGQICADSIGTYQYSGVGGQMDFMRGAALSEGGKPIIALNAITKSGASKIVPFLKEGAGVVTTRAHVRYVVTEFGVADLFGKNLRQRARALMNIAHPDHHEWLDKHITERFGS